The following are encoded together in the Bradymonas sediminis genome:
- a CDS encoding serine/threonine-protein kinase, translated as MSATDTKLQPGMVLAERYQLIEEVGRGGFGMVYRARQLNMDRDVALKILPPKFMAVSDVVERFKREARLASRLRHPNTITVHDYGSHENLLFIVMELLEGEDLADVLARQRTVEMERILHIGRQALQSLHEAHSQQIIHRDLKPENIFLTRMGEDHDFVKVLDFGIAKLAMPEAAGAQPGRKLTLSGSTVGTPTYMSPEQAAGDEVDPLSDLYALAVILYETACGKPPFYDESAAKVMRAHLFTAVPKFAKAPLRDSRFEAVLLKALSKEKADRYPSAQAFLEALSPSAAEMLSPAFDEEDPPTTEFLGLDSHSEGLENAAPKRGIASSPDFRTSAVGSHGVREKRTTESMLRALEIGADAAQTSARRVTDDSAIPFDSLPEFPQRARVQEAEASSRSNRISGLDDAFTDAPPPGFVSTPVSSSIITALDPEPNEVILLTQKKADTPPPSAARPELRPPQASEPTAQVPQGPPPSKRAKRQTFSGEFNAASASEADVDADWTWEAPQDEFDSFGAMPQQRNSRTALIAGALLILAILALAALQAAGIIKLF; from the coding sequence ATGAGCGCAACCGATACAAAATTACAGCCGGGAATGGTGCTCGCGGAGCGCTACCAGCTTATTGAGGAAGTCGGTCGAGGCGGCTTCGGCATGGTTTATCGTGCCCGCCAGCTCAATATGGATCGGGATGTCGCGCTTAAAATCTTGCCGCCTAAATTCATGGCGGTCTCGGATGTCGTCGAGCGCTTCAAACGCGAGGCGCGCCTGGCCAGTCGGCTGCGCCACCCCAATACCATCACCGTGCATGATTATGGCAGTCACGAAAACCTGCTCTTCATTGTCATGGAATTGCTCGAGGGCGAAGACCTCGCCGATGTGCTCGCCAGGCAGCGCACGGTTGAGATGGAGCGCATCCTTCATATCGGGCGCCAGGCCCTTCAGAGTCTGCACGAGGCGCATAGCCAGCAGATCATCCACCGCGACTTAAAGCCCGAGAATATCTTCCTAACGCGTATGGGCGAGGATCACGACTTCGTAAAGGTTCTCGACTTCGGGATCGCGAAGCTCGCGATGCCCGAGGCCGCCGGCGCCCAGCCCGGGCGAAAGCTCACGCTCAGCGGGAGCACCGTCGGAACCCCGACCTATATGTCCCCGGAGCAAGCGGCTGGCGACGAGGTTGACCCGCTGAGCGACCTCTATGCGCTGGCCGTTATTTTATACGAAACAGCCTGCGGCAAGCCCCCGTTTTATGACGAGAGCGCGGCCAAAGTGATGCGCGCGCATCTATTTACGGCGGTGCCGAAATTTGCGAAGGCGCCGCTGCGCGACTCGCGCTTTGAGGCTGTCTTGCTCAAGGCGCTGTCGAAAGAAAAGGCCGACCGCTACCCGTCGGCCCAGGCCTTCCTCGAGGCGCTCAGCCCCAGCGCGGCCGAGATGCTCAGCCCCGCCTTCGACGAGGAAGACCCGCCCACCACTGAATTTTTGGGCCTCGACTCGCATAGCGAAGGCCTGGAGAACGCGGCCCCCAAAAGAGGCATCGCGAGCTCGCCAGACTTCCGAACTTCCGCCGTCGGAAGCCACGGCGTGCGCGAGAAACGCACGACCGAGAGCATGTTGCGCGCGCTGGAGATCGGCGCAGACGCGGCCCAGACGAGCGCGCGCAGAGTGACGGACGACTCGGCGATTCCCTTTGATTCCTTGCCGGAATTCCCGCAGCGCGCCCGGGTTCAAGAGGCCGAGGCAAGCTCGCGCTCCAACCGAATCTCGGGCCTTGATGACGCGTTTACGGATGCCCCGCCGCCCGGCTTCGTGTCCACGCCGGTCTCCTCGTCCATCATCACCGCGCTCGACCCGGAGCCAAACGAGGTCATCCTCCTCACCCAGAAAAAGGCTGATACGCCGCCGCCCTCGGCGGCCAGACCGGAGCTTCGCCCGCCGCAGGCGAGCGAACCGACAGCGCAGGTTCCCCAGGGACCGCCGCCCTCAAAACGCGCCAAACGCCAGACGTTTTCGGGCGAATTTAACGCGGCGAGCGCGTCGGAAGCAGACGTGGACGCAGACTGGACCTGGGAGGCGCCGCAGGATGAGTTCGACTCCTTTGGCGCCATGCCTCAGCAGAGGAACTCCCGCACCGCTCTGATCGCCGGGGCGCTGCTGATCCTGGCCATCTTGGCCCTCGCCGCCCTACAAGCGGCTGGAATTATTAAACTTTTTTAA
- a CDS encoding Eco57I restriction-modification methylase domain-containing protein codes for MSAILVDLRDGEPDALDGWLGVLEGAVAEGAEYSAEPGAVESIVTRLDTQTRRDGGIYPTPRPLADAMAGQIEGRDGEVVLDLSAGAGTLLASAIRRAPGLRAVGVELNPTMALAAAINLAATRLEVGGAIPQDLPDRIYIGDGLRADAPWCEWEGRAAAVLGNPPYLREKGHREFFDDLKARHPHLQAYFCARMDLQYLFFHRSASFLRPGGKLVFVTSAYWLSATHARVLRRDLSERLAPEFLLRVETGGIFADAPGQHTLLSIFRRAEAAPAAPRRLRAVSLAKAPADWDVLVGAILSSEIERENAGAPRVFEHAADELGADLWSVFSDDQTMQWGQALKDNLPPLRDFLSDRQGFVSGADRFTARHRKFYAADAEIPAKGAPIFLFESPEEVPPELAKIAASGSTVLRPLLRARHLTPNAIYYTPPSEELALYIDGPLSVENEALLAEHLQPFRPVLERRREVQSGTMPWYRLHWPRSRAEQVAPKLVVPRRAPKPCFALDLAGQMISSDCTYLVGQPGDTLEDLIRLMVLLNSAYCERYLRNFGKSKGKQLEFYSEPLRGLPLPVMRDEKGRLRWFDNLGVGDTENDVWRAERRRWEAVFWNLGGVL; via the coding sequence TTGAGCGCGATACTCGTGGACTTGCGCGACGGCGAACCCGACGCGCTTGACGGGTGGTTAGGCGTGCTTGAGGGCGCGGTTGCGGAGGGCGCTGAATATAGCGCAGAGCCCGGCGCGGTGGAGTCGATCGTCACTCGGCTCGACACACAGACCCGGCGCGACGGCGGCATTTACCCCACGCCACGCCCCCTCGCCGATGCGATGGCCGGCCAGATTGAGGGGCGGGACGGCGAGGTTGTGCTCGATTTGTCGGCAGGCGCGGGGACGCTGCTGGCGAGCGCGATTCGGCGCGCGCCGGGGCTGCGGGCGGTCGGGGTCGAGCTGAACCCGACGATGGCGCTGGCCGCCGCGATCAACCTGGCGGCGACGCGTCTGGAGGTAGGCGGCGCGATCCCGCAAGATTTACCCGATCGCATTTATATCGGCGACGGCCTGCGGGCCGACGCGCCCTGGTGTGAGTGGGAGGGCAGGGCGGCGGCGGTGCTGGGCAACCCGCCTTATCTTCGCGAGAAAGGGCATCGCGAATTTTTCGACGACCTCAAGGCACGGCATCCTCATTTGCAGGCGTATTTTTGCGCGCGTATGGACCTTCAATATCTGTTCTTTCACCGCTCCGCGTCGTTTTTGCGCCCCGGCGGGAAGTTGGTCTTTGTGACCTCGGCCTATTGGCTGAGTGCGACGCACGCCCGGGTGTTGCGCCGTGATTTGAGCGAGCGGCTGGCGCCGGAGTTTTTGTTGCGGGTCGAGACCGGCGGCATATTTGCCGACGCGCCGGGGCAACATACGCTGCTCAGCATTTTTCGGCGCGCCGAAGCTGCGCCCGCCGCGCCTCGCCGGCTGCGGGCCGTCTCGCTGGCGAAGGCGCCCGCGGATTGGGACGTGCTGGTCGGCGCCATTTTGTCGAGTGAAATCGAGCGCGAGAACGCGGGCGCTCCGCGCGTTTTTGAGCACGCCGCCGATGAACTGGGCGCCGATCTCTGGTCCGTCTTTTCTGACGATCAGACGATGCAATGGGGTCAGGCGCTTAAAGACAATCTGCCGCCGCTGCGCGATTTTTTGAGCGACCGACAGGGGTTTGTGAGCGGCGCGGATCGCTTCACCGCGCGCCATCGAAAATTCTACGCCGCAGACGCCGAGATTCCGGCCAAGGGCGCGCCGATATTTCTATTCGAGAGCCCCGAGGAGGTCCCGCCAGAGCTGGCAAAAATCGCGGCCTCGGGCTCCACCGTGCTCCGCCCGCTTTTGCGCGCCCGCCACCTCACGCCCAACGCCATCTATTATACCCCCCCGTCCGAGGAGCTCGCCCTTTATATAGACGGCCCGCTGAGCGTCGAAAATGAAGCGCTCTTGGCCGAGCATCTTCAGCCTTTTCGCCCGGTTTTGGAGCGCCGCCGCGAAGTCCAATCCGGCACCATGCCCTGGTACCGCCTCCACTGGCCACGCTCGCGCGCCGAACAGGTCGCCCCCAAACTCGTGGTCCCGCGCCGCGCCCCCAAACCCTGCTTTGCCCTCGACCTCGCCGGGCAAATGATCTCGAGCGATTGCACCTATTTGGTCGGCCAACCGGGCGATACCTTGGAAGATCTGATCCGACTGATGGTTTTGCTCAATAGCGCATATTGCGAGCGTTATTTGCGTAATTTTGGCAAATCGAAGGGCAAGCAACTCGAGTTCTATTCGGAGCCGTTGCGCGGGCTGCCGCTGCCGGTTATGCGTGATGAGAAGGGGCGGCTGCGATGGTTTGATAACCTCGGAGTTGGCGATACTGAGAATGATGTATGGCGGGCGGAGCGGCGTCGGTGGGAGGCGGTCTTTTGGAACTTGGGTGGCGTGCTATAA
- the tnpC gene encoding IS66 family transposase: protein MEILPDKRDLRIAELEAENARLRGCLKERELYCAKLAAQLEQALKRIDQLERQLGLNSQNSSKPPSSDGPKQRAQRKKKENGKRAQGAQKGHPGHHRELWPPEKVDHQKQYFPTNCSECGLELAAEDARGEPVRHQVFEVPPKLIECTEHQRMACECPGCGHRTRAKLPEAVEKSGWGPRLVGLLATLGTLTTDTRRQLDWFVGEVLGAPSSLGCVQRHLEEASAALKPGFDQACTAIQRAEQVGVDETGWRKGRLPHWIWVIQSAQAAVYRIRSGRTKAVAQEIIGAPGARIFVTDRYGAYSYLAAERHQICHAHLLREFVKMSELDGEVGQIGKKLEVMSRELQGKWARTNADEIPHEKCVIWVRQKVRPKWEALLKKAAAHGKAAPAVVRWLLKDKHLKMAWVFLEHPGVEMTNNASERALRGPVVQRKISWGSQSNAGLRMMERLWTIAETCKRQSISALDYITQAVEALRNEAPAPLLIA from the coding sequence ATGGAGATACTACCCGACAAACGTGATTTACGCATCGCCGAGCTCGAAGCCGAGAACGCCCGTCTTCGTGGATGCCTGAAGGAACGGGAACTTTATTGCGCCAAACTCGCCGCGCAACTCGAACAAGCGTTAAAGCGCATTGACCAATTGGAGCGCCAACTCGGTTTGAATTCGCAGAACTCCTCGAAGCCGCCGTCCAGCGATGGGCCGAAGCAGCGTGCCCAGCGTAAAAAAAAAGAAAACGGAAAACGCGCCCAGGGCGCTCAAAAGGGGCATCCGGGCCACCACCGTGAGCTTTGGCCGCCGGAGAAGGTGGACCATCAAAAGCAGTATTTTCCCACAAATTGCTCAGAATGTGGGCTCGAGCTAGCGGCTGAAGATGCACGCGGCGAGCCGGTGCGCCATCAAGTTTTTGAGGTTCCGCCGAAGCTTATCGAATGCACCGAACACCAGCGCATGGCCTGTGAGTGCCCGGGGTGCGGGCATCGAACGCGCGCAAAGCTGCCCGAAGCGGTCGAAAAAAGCGGTTGGGGGCCGCGCCTGGTTGGGCTGCTGGCCACACTTGGAACGCTTACGACGGACACGCGCCGGCAACTCGACTGGTTTGTCGGCGAGGTGCTCGGCGCGCCCAGCTCGCTCGGGTGCGTGCAGCGCCATCTTGAGGAGGCAAGCGCCGCGCTAAAGCCCGGATTCGATCAGGCGTGCACGGCGATTCAGCGGGCCGAGCAGGTCGGGGTCGATGAAACCGGCTGGCGAAAAGGCCGACTTCCGCATTGGATCTGGGTCATTCAGAGCGCACAGGCTGCCGTCTATCGGATCCGGTCGGGTCGTACTAAAGCGGTCGCCCAGGAGATTATCGGCGCCCCCGGCGCGCGTATCTTCGTTACCGATCGCTACGGCGCGTACTCATATTTGGCGGCCGAACGTCATCAAATTTGTCATGCGCACCTGCTACGCGAGTTTGTAAAAATGTCGGAACTCGACGGCGAAGTCGGCCAGATTGGCAAGAAATTGGAGGTCATGAGCCGCGAACTTCAGGGTAAATGGGCGCGCACGAACGCCGATGAAATCCCGCACGAAAAATGCGTCATATGGGTCCGCCAAAAGGTGCGCCCAAAGTGGGAAGCCTTGCTCAAAAAGGCGGCGGCCCACGGGAAAGCCGCGCCGGCGGTAGTTCGCTGGCTTCTAAAAGATAAGCATCTAAAGATGGCCTGGGTTTTTCTGGAACACCCCGGCGTTGAGATGACCAACAACGCCTCGGAGCGCGCGCTTCGCGGGCCAGTGGTCCAGCGAAAGATCTCCTGGGGCTCGCAATCCAACGCCGGATTGCGGATGATGGAGCGGCTGTGGACCATCGCAGAGACTTGCAAGCGCCAGTCGATCAGCGCCCTCGATTATATCACCCAAGCGGTTGAGGCGCTGAGAAATGAGGCACCAGCACCGCTCTTGATCGCGTAA
- a CDS encoding RCC1 domain-containing protein — MTDEREIRCWGDNSACGLGQQAPGRGVGDYRYMPQPPIAEIPANWEHLSGQCVLSEDGDIWCWGLRATNEDPVWPIRCEPTAQRMLTF; from the coding sequence GTGACCGACGAGCGAGAGATTCGATGTTGGGGCGACAATTCGGCCTGTGGCCTTGGCCAACAGGCGCCCGGGCGAGGGGTCGGAGATTATCGTTATATGCCCCAGCCGCCGATCGCCGAGATTCCCGCTAATTGGGAGCATCTTTCGGGTCAATGCGTTTTGAGCGAAGATGGGGATATCTGGTGCTGGGGTCTGCGCGCGACGAATGAGGACCCTGTTTGGCCGATACGATGCGAGCCGACGGCCCAGCGGATGCTTACGTTTTAG
- the tnpA gene encoding IS200/IS605 family transposase, with the protein MSFTRLRYHIVFATKKRVRWIRPEVEAFLYPVMVKIGRSLTGQIIRLGGVEDHVHVICALPPNICVEDFVRDLKSRSSCAVRAHFKNLYGFRWQDEFGAFSLNPNDMGGIIAYVENQKRHHSNHQTREIWERHCRG; encoded by the coding sequence ATGTCGTTCACTCGATTGCGGTACCATATTGTTTTTGCGACGAAAAAACGCGTGCGCTGGATTCGCCCCGAGGTTGAAGCCTTCCTCTATCCGGTGATGGTCAAGATTGGCCGGTCATTGACGGGGCAAATCATCCGCCTAGGCGGCGTCGAAGACCATGTCCACGTGATCTGTGCGCTGCCCCCCAATATTTGCGTCGAGGACTTCGTGCGCGATCTGAAGTCACGTTCTTCATGCGCGGTCCGCGCTCACTTCAAGAACCTCTATGGATTCAGGTGGCAAGATGAATTCGGCGCCTTTAGCCTGAACCCCAACGACATGGGCGGCATCATCGCCTATGTCGAAAATCAAAAACGACACCATTCAAACCATCAAACGCGTGAGATCTGGGAGCGTCATTGCCGAGGTTGA